Proteins encoded by one window of Danaus plexippus chromosome Z, MEX_DaPlex, whole genome shotgun sequence:
- the LOC116777359 gene encoding uncharacterized protein LOC116777359, with product MKCVTIVVILHSLLEISCWKYFTSLSDLTLTGSDKDFDVMHSEYTFGNCQEGNIKFFVHVHKDHMDVLGKLIIREWLNIRRIPTCIVLRATSFEIDMFRSTAYAFQICIPRITYCHSQKRFKYFYYEWYIPKEMIGGMNWDIYFYGPEGVVYQ from the exons ATGAAGTGCGTTACAATTGTAGTGATTCTTCATTCGC tttTAGAAATATCCTGTTGGAAATACTTTACGTCCTTGAGTGATTTAACATTAACCGGGTCAGATAAAGATTTCG atgtAATGCACAGTGAATATACTTTTGGTAACTGTCAAGAagggaatataaaatttttcgtcCACGTCCACAAGGATCACATGGATGTGTTaggaaaacttattattagg GAGTGGCTGAATATACGGAGAATACCAACATGTATAGTATTGAGAGCTACCTCCTTCGAGATTGACATGTTCCGGAGTACGGCTTACGCATTTCAAATTTGCATCCCGAGAATTACTTATTGTCATTCACAAAAACGCTTCAAATACTTCTATTACGAATGGTACATCCCGAAAGAAATGATTGGTGGTATGAATTGGGACATATATTTCTATGGACCAGAGGGTGTGGTATATCAATGA
- the LOC133319952 gene encoding uncharacterized protein LOC133319952, translating to MKNSFRICILTTFLTIVVGWKAIPANQASYSLRSIGADDSQDKEIPDELLPRDKLSFIYKFGWCTLDSVQRQFFRKSVNVTLPTIQSTQGNFLYLVAKKNTQKFPLQCVIMKGYAPSKFLFYKSRLPLFYCQGVVWILLLNTINKYELHEFYLHQKLSMPINFSFEFYHPQQL from the exons ATGAAGAACAGTTTCAGAATATGCATACTCACAACATTTCTAA CTATTGTTGTTGGATGGAAAGCGATACCAGCTAACCAAGCTAGTTACTCACTTCGTAGTATTGGTGCAGACGATTCTCAAGATAAGGAAATACCGGATGAACTTTTGCCACGAG AtaaattgagttttatttataagtttggTTGGTGCACGTTGGATTCGGTACAGCGACAGTTCTTTAGAAAATCCGTTAATGTGACCCTACCTACAATTCAATCTACCCAAGGCAACTTTCTATAC cTTGTAGCCAAGAAAAATACCCAAAAGTTCCCTTTGCAATGTGTCATTATGAAGGGCTATGCGCCGAGTAAGTTTCTATTTTACAAAAGTCGCCTACCATTGTTTTATTGTCAAGGGGTCGTATGGATTTTGTTACTAAACACTATCAACAAATACGAACTTCATGAGTTCTATTTACACCAAAAACTGAGTATgccaattaattttagtttcgaGTTTTATCACCCTCAGCAGTTATGA